A stretch of the bacterium genome encodes the following:
- a CDS encoding DEAD/DEAH box helicase family protein, translating to MIELRDYQGQAIKSLHAKVEKVLMTPENEVVIFQAPTGSGKTLMVSEMLKKLARDRKSDKAFSFVWISVRMLHEQSKEKLEKYYEDDRLIQCSYFEDLEDRKIGENEILFINWHSINKKDINIYVRENEQDNNLNSIIQNTKEEGRDIMLIIDESHHTAKSEKSRELIEVISPKVTLEISATPHLTENISEIERVHLADVKAEEMIKSEISVNPEFSKKKIGNKSADELVIESALLKRKSLQLKLKDENTNINPLVLIQLPDKREGMDDKKRSVINILEEKFGITEKNERLAIWISEQHSDALANIEKNDNKVEVLIFKQAIALGWDCPRACILVIFRESKSFTFTIQTIGRIMRMPELKYYNESELNKGFVFTNLPNIEITEDYVKDYITIYEGKRDNKLYSDVSIPSIYLKRQRERTRLSGKFVNIFFGVAEEYKLDDEIDAEPSRIINPVITDGRIVDVDKAGEIEHKGTIDIKLNEKELSDRFDRFIAQACSPYAPVDSSDRMKTAIYLFIKQKYKIDKYDPKAQMIVLSKKNYQSFNDIINLAKERFRTDVIEKLSETREVQQVEEWEVPQLVSYNSRYKKQEKNKSIMKPFYVAQLSEPEENFIELMENSDKVKWWFRNGQGEIKYFAVSYKDKDGIKRGFYVDFIVMMKDGRIGLFDTKKGFTAELAKERAEALAQYIKEQNKKQKSKLWGGIVTFKDGSCRYNDSESYGGAISESQAPYWGILSL from the coding sequence ATGATAGAGTTACGAGATTATCAAGGGCAGGCGATAAAAAGTCTTCACGCTAAAGTTGAAAAAGTATTGATGACTCCTGAGAATGAAGTTGTAATATTTCAGGCCCCGACAGGTTCTGGTAAAACTCTTATGGTTTCGGAAATGCTTAAAAAGCTTGCAAGAGACAGAAAGAGTGATAAGGCATTTTCTTTTGTGTGGATTTCAGTAAGAATGTTGCACGAACAAAGCAAAGAAAAGTTAGAAAAGTATTACGAAGATGACAGGTTAATCCAATGTTCGTATTTTGAGGATTTAGAAGACAGGAAAATAGGCGAGAATGAGATTCTTTTCATAAACTGGCACAGCATAAACAAAAAAGACATCAATATTTATGTGAGAGAAAATGAACAGGATAACAATTTAAATAGCATCATTCAGAATACCAAAGAAGAAGGCAGAGACATTATGTTGATTATAGACGAAAGCCATCATACGGCCAAATCAGAGAAATCAAGGGAATTGATAGAAGTTATTTCTCCGAAGGTTACCCTAGAGATTTCAGCTACGCCTCATTTAACAGAGAATATTTCTGAGATAGAAAGAGTGCATTTGGCAGACGTTAAGGCTGAAGAGATGATTAAATCGGAGATTTCTGTTAATCCGGAATTTAGTAAGAAGAAGATTGGAAATAAGAGCGCAGACGAATTAGTCATAGAGTCTGCTTTATTAAAACGGAAATCGTTGCAGTTAAAATTAAAAGATGAAAATACTAATATTAATCCTCTCGTTCTTATCCAGCTTCCGGATAAAAGAGAAGGGATGGATGATAAGAAAAGAAGTGTTATTAATATTCTAGAAGAGAAATTTGGCATTACAGAAAAGAATGAAAGATTAGCTATTTGGATTTCTGAACAACATTCAGATGCTCTCGCTAATATAGAAAAAAATGATAACAAAGTTGAAGTGCTGATATTTAAACAAGCAATAGCATTAGGGTGGGATTGTCCGAGAGCTTGTATCTTGGTGATTTTTAGAGAATCAAAGAGTTTTACTTTCACCATTCAGACAATAGGCAGGATAATGCGGATGCCTGAATTAAAATATTATAATGAATCAGAACTAAATAAAGGATTTGTTTTTACTAACCTGCCGAACATAGAGATTACAGAAGATTATGTAAAGGATTACATCACGATATACGAAGGAAAGAGAGATAATAAATTATATAGCGACGTTTCTATTCCTTCGATTTACCTGAAGCGGCAAAGAGAGAGGACGAGGCTTTCTGGAAAGTTTGTTAACATATTCTTTGGGGTCGCAGAAGAATATAAATTAGACGATGAAATTGATGCCGAGCCATCGCGTATCATTAATCCAGTTATAACTGATGGAAGGATTGTGGATGTTGATAAAGCTGGCGAAATAGAACACAAAGGAACAATAGATATTAAATTAAATGAGAAGGAGTTATCAGATAGGTTTGACAGGTTTATAGCGCAAGCTTGCTCTCCTTACGCTCCCGTTGATTCAAGCGATAGAATGAAGACGGCAATTTACTTATTCATTAAGCAGAAATACAAAATTGATAAATATGACCCAAAAGCCCAAATGATTGTTTTAAGCAAGAAGAACTATCAGTCTTTTAATGATATTATAAATCTGGCAAAAGAGAGGTTTAGGACGGACGTAATTGAGAAACTAAGTGAAACGCGCGAAGTGCAGCAGGTAGAGGAATGGGAAGTACCACAATTGGTTAGTTACAATAGTAGGTATAAGAAGCAAGAAAAAAATAAATCAATTATGAAGCCGTTCTATGTTGCGCAATTAAGTGAGCCAGAAGAAAATTTTATCGAGTTAATGGAGAACTCTGATAAAGTTAAATGGTGGTTTAGGAATGGCCAGGGGGAAATAAAGTATTTTGCTGTCTCATATAAAGATAAAGACGGTATCAAGAGAGGTTTCTATGTGGATTTTATAGTGATGATGAAGGATGGGCGAATAGGTTTATTTGATACTAAAAAGGGATTCACTGCAGAATTGGCAAAGGAGAGAGCAGAAGCATTGGCGCAATATATCAAGGAGCAAAATAAAAAGCAAAAAAGTAAGCTTTGGGGTGGAATTGTGACATTTAAAGATGGAAGTTGCAGGTATAACGATTCTGAGAGCTATGGTGGTGCTATTTCAGAAAGCCAAGCCCCTTACTGGGGAATTTTATCTCTTTGA
- a CDS encoding FKBP-type peptidyl-prolyl cis-trans isomerase — protein MKRVLVMLIGVGLLLASQACDVKKEEAAVVPKDEGVIKEEVSNVNGLKTAREKLSYSIGLQLGTSLKEIKEDIDFSVAVQGIEDSFNDKKLLLTQEEIMKELTAFSKKMQEKQMKIMEEQKKKMEVLGKENKKLGEAFLAENKEKKDVVTTKSGLQYIVLSKGEGEKPKATDQVKVHYKGTLIDGTEFDSSYKRGEPVTFPANRVIPGWTEALQLMNVGSKYQLFIPSDLAYGERAAGPQIGPNATLIFEVELLSIEKTPEPEIKSEK, from the coding sequence ATGAAAAGAGTTTTGGTAATGTTGATTGGAGTAGGGTTGTTGCTGGCGTCTCAGGCATGTGATGTAAAAAAGGAAGAAGCGGCTGTAGTACCTAAGGATGAGGGTGTAATTAAGGAAGAAGTGAGTAACGTTAACGGGCTAAAGACTGCTCGTGAGAAGCTGAGCTATTCTATTGGTCTGCAGCTCGGAACCAGCCTGAAGGAGATAAAGGAGGATATTGATTTCTCTGTTGCGGTTCAGGGCATAGAAGATAGTTTTAATGACAAAAAACTTCTGCTTACCCAGGAAGAGATAATGAAGGAATTAACGGCTTTCTCTAAAAAGATGCAGGAGAAGCAAATGAAGATTATGGAGGAGCAAAAGAAGAAAATGGAAGTGCTGGGCAAAGAAAACAAAAAACTAGGAGAAGCATTTCTGGCAGAGAACAAGGAAAAGAAGGATGTTGTTACAACCAAGAGCGGATTACAGTATATAGTATTGAGTAAGGGAGAAGGCGAGAAACCTAAGGCAACTGATCAGGTTAAGGTTCACTACAAAGGGACACTGATCGACGGCACGGAATTTGACAGTTCATATAAGAGGGGCGAACCTGTTACTTTTCCAGCGAATCGGGTTATTCCTGGTTGGACTGAAGCGCTTCAGCTCATGAATGTAGGAAGCAAGTATCAGCTTTTCATTCCATCGGATCTTGCGTATGGCGAACGAGCTGCCGGACCGCAGATCGGCCCGAATGCTACGCTTATCTTTGAAGTAGAATTATTGTCAATTGAAAAAACGCCCGAACCTGAAATAAAGTCTGAAAAATAA
- a CDS encoding nitroreductase family protein, translating into MDILKAIKKRRSVRGYLDKGIPEQVLDRILEAARLAPTAANKQPFKLILVTDKSTKAKLVEASKRQTFIAEAPIIIVGCAFPEESYQKIGGARTSEGIDISIVFDHLMLQAAEEGLGTCWIGAFDEAQVKAILNIPSNVEVIGLTPLGYPSGKEFKPGRHTQRKPLSEIVLYEKYL; encoded by the coding sequence ATGGATATATTGAAAGCAATAAAGAAAAGACGTAGTGTACGAGGATATCTGGATAAGGGAATTCCAGAACAGGTTCTTGATCGTATTTTAGAAGCAGCAAGATTAGCTCCCACTGCTGCAAATAAACAGCCCTTTAAGCTTATCCTGGTGACTGATAAGTCAACTAAGGCAAAACTAGTTGAAGCGTCTAAAAGACAGACATTTATAGCAGAAGCGCCAATAATAATAGTTGGCTGTGCGTTTCCAGAGGAGAGCTATCAGAAGATCGGCGGAGCTCGCACAAGTGAAGGGATTGACATTAGTATTGTTTTTGACCATCTCATGCTCCAGGCAGCAGAGGAAGGGTTGGGTACTTGCTGGATTGGAGCCTTTGATGAGGCTCAGGTAAAAGCAATATTAAATATTCCTTCTAATGTTGAGGTCATAGGATTAACTCCTTTAGGATATCCCTCAGGAAAAGAATTCAAGCCTGGCAGGCATACGCAACGGAAGCCACTCAGCGAAATTGTCCTGTACGAGAAATATTTATAA